The Dama dama isolate Ldn47 chromosome 23, ASM3311817v1, whole genome shotgun sequence genome contains a region encoding:
- the GHRH gene encoding somatoliberin, with amino-acid sequence MLLWVFFLVTLTLSSGSHGSLPSQALRIPRYADAIFTNSYRKVLGQLSARKLLQDIMNRQQGERNQEQGAKGRLGRQVDGVWTDQQQMALESVLVSLLQKRSLIRHRELRDLAKYCPREMKAAAG; translated from the exons ATGCTGCTCTGGGTGTTCTTCCTCGTGACTCTCACCCTCAGCAGCGGCTCCCATGgttccctgccctcccaggctcTCAG GATCCCACGGTACGCAGATGCCATCTTCACTAACAGCTACCGGAAGGTTCTGGGCCAGCTGTCTGCCCGCAAGCTACTCCAGGATATCATGAACAGGCAGCAGGG AGAGAGAAACCAGGAGCAAGGAGCAAAGGGCCGGCTTGGCCGTCAGGTGGACGGCGTGTGGACAGACCAACAGCAGATGGCATTGGAGAGCGTCTTGGTGAGCCTGCTGCAGAAGCGCAG CCTGATTAGACACCGAGAGCTCAGAGATCTGGCCAAGTATTGTCCTAGGGAGATGAAAGCGGCAGCAGGCTGA